From Bombus vancouverensis nearcticus chromosome 15, iyBomVanc1_principal, whole genome shotgun sequence, the proteins below share one genomic window:
- the LOC117157389 gene encoding FHF complex subunit HOOK interacting protein 2A isoform X1 produces MCHCIYLRSACIDLCVVPFAIVDTLLSTLTNFFFSSFVRARIDLNRARLAPIKKSKQTQRCGVANFRPANTMPIAPPATPLQDFTYHWKQLMNFYVNHLTDCKVPIQSTGIPRHLDRLLEILLEEEKDENEPGPCLEYLLQHKLLDLLATLASAETPPGMRTICLSFLRKLLGRSKYPLLHHTSIYGPVQRLIALCNGNPPSPMEAEEVQFLLTLCFLVCKYPHVTNIINDAPTVQRHNASTRRNSERMEVEKVTYVPNRRKNNFNPLFEPLDTQAVTLINPDLFSSENGRRRSVETNRPPSKNGTRGSSSQSNDSISSREVENASQSSSPVIEKPICDENSGVTVQSSDSQDCDISQKGENVVLMNEIDTHLQNLQDLRLDVEYGAAFEESNCAEGDQNLLRPETPQKSKCLLLDALLSYINSADNTVRIRACEGIMVLASLEDPSFAQMVANSDLVTLIPNRLENLFNAIPAHVDPAEIDGVDVTWGLDSPMWTKDKKFSGCRQVAAFFMWFDYCNQLIREAHPDVANALAKNIKVNFLEKIVTPALAEHHVVLITALITKCLKELTSSALCTEISYWLVGHDRGPEIPNVWTSPVLHRLIDNCFTDSDDLTLETLKLFEEMIEKRNEHILHCLVLVYLSTRGYYDNTAADSAIASWSDEEDEREREKKKGSLDLSYEQSHSRTLAPSNIHRIVNCFLSLIPRYLQTDTDVNNYERYMADLERQYSTVLTDCSLMAWPLEAVTVDDSASSDSRPEADHCSIRFYMGPFMTMLFEKVASIPRQKYEVNLQLTVVISRLALLPHPYLHEFLLNPLLPVAPGTKNLFTCLQKVVKQLVNEVPKTPDHKQMLTETRERLLEDCSHEGEKENILFESVIVTEEFCKELAAIAYVKYHHSM; encoded by the exons ATGtgccattgtatttatttacgttCTGCGTGTATCGATCTGTGTGTTGTGCCTTTCGCTATAGTCGATACGCTACTGTCTACTCTTACGAATTTTTTCTTCTCGTCCTTCGTGCGCGCCCGGATCGATTTAAATCGCGCTCGTTTGGCGCCCATAAAAAAATCCAAACAAACACAACGGTGCGGCGTAGCCAACTTTCGGCCGGCCAATACCATGCCG ATAGCACCGCCTGCCACGCCGCTGCAAGATTTCACCTACCATTGGAAACAGCTTATGAACTTTTATGTGAACCACCTGACAGATTGCAAGGTGCCCATACAGTCCACGGGCATACCAcgacatttagacagattactGGAAATATTGCTGGAAGAGGAGAAGGACGAAAACGAACCAGGACCATGTCTCGAATACCTGTTGCAACACAAGCTACTGGACCTGCTGGCTACGCTCGCCAGCGCGGAAACTCCACCCGGTATGAGAACCATTTGCCTGTCTTTTTTAAGAAAATTGCTGGGTAGATCTAAGTACCCACTGCTGCATCACACGTCGATTTATGGACCAGTGCAACGATTGATCGCTCTGTGCAATGGGAACCCACCATCGCCTATGGAAGCTGAGGAGGTCCAGTTCCTTCTCACGCTTTGCTTTCTAGTTTGCAAGTATCCTCACGTGACCAACATAATAAACGATGCACCGACTGTTCAGAGGCATAACGCCTCTACCAGAAGAAATTCCGAAAGGATGGAAGTGGAAAAAGTTACCTACGTCCCaaacagaagaaaaaataaCTTTAATCCCTTATTCGAACCACTGGACACTCAGGCGGTTACGTTGATAAATCCCGATTTGTTTAGCTCGGAAAATGGTAGGAGACGGTCTGTGGAGACTAACAGACCGCCCAGTAAGAATGGAACGAGGGGATCATCTAGTCAATCGAACGATTCGATATCTTCCAGGGAAGTGGAGAATGCCTCGCAATCTTCTAGTCCGGTAATCGAGAAACCGATTTGCGATGAGAATTCGGGTGTCACGGTACAATCTTCTGACTCTCAGGACTGCGACATCTCTCAAAAAGGCGAAAACGTCGTTCTAATGAACGAGATAGATACACATTTGCAGAATCTCCAGGATTTACGATTGGACGTTGAGTACGGAGCTGCTTTCGAGGAGTCTAATTGCGCAGAAGGGGATCAGAATCTTCTGAGACCGGAAACGCCACAGAAATCAAAATGCCTTCTATTAGATGCCTTGTTGAGTTACATAAATAGCGCG GATAATACCGTGAGGATAAGAGCCTGCGAAGGAATAATGGTCCTTGCATCCTTGGAGGATCCATCGTTCGCACAAATGGTAGCAAACAGTGACTTAGTAACCCTGATACCAAATAGATTAGAGAACCTGTTCAACGCCATCCCAGCGCATGTCGATCCAGCAGAAATCGACGGCGTGGATGTTACTTGGGGTTTAGATTCGCCAATGTGGACGAAGGATAAAAAATTTTCTGGCTGCAGACAGGTCGCTGCGTTTTTTATGTGGTTTGATTACTGCAATCAATTGATAAGGGAAGCGCATCCAGACGTGGCAAACGCGTTGGCGAAGAACATTAAAGTGAATTTCTTAGAGAAAATTGTGACACCAGCCCTAGCTGAACATCATGTTGTTCTTATCACGGCATTGATTACGAAATGTTTGAAGGAATTAACATCTAGCGCCTTATGTACAG aaATAAGTTACTGGCTCGTGGGTCACGACAGAGGCCCAGAGATACCAAACGTATGGACGTCACCTGTACTACACAGGCTGATAGACAACTGCTTCACGGACAGTGACGATTTAACGCTGGAAACATTAAAGCTGTTCGAGGAGATGATAGAGAAACGAAATGAACATATACTGCACTGTCTCGTATTAGTATATTTGTCAACACGAGGCTATTACGACAACACCGCGGCGGATAGTGCAATTGCATCCTGGAGCGACGAGGaagatgaaagagaaagagaaaagaagaagggtTCGCTAGACCTCTCCTACGAGCAAAGTCATAGTCGAACATTAGCACCTAGTAATATTCATAGAATTGTAAATTG TTTCCTGTCCCTGATTCCTCGTTATCTACAAACAGACACGGACGTGAACAATTACGAACGGTATATGGCTGACTTGGAAAGGCAGTATTCTACTGTGCTGACAGACTGCTCGCTAATGGCCTGGCCGCTAGAGGCAGTAACCGTGGATGATTCTGCGAGTTCCGATTCCAGGCCGGAAGCAGACCATTGTTCCATAAGATTTTACATGGGGCCGTTTATGACGATGCTTTTTGAGAAAGTGGCGAGTATTCCAAGGCAAAAGTACGAGGTCAACCTGCAACTGACGGTGGTGATCTCGAGGCTTGCGCTTTTACCTCATCCGTACCTGCATGAATTTTTACTGAATCCGTTGCTACCAGTAGCACCCGGCACGAAGAACTTGTTCACCTGCTTGCAAAAAGTTGTCAAACAGCTGGTGAACGAGGTACCAAAGACGCCGGATCACAAGCAAATGCTGACAGAGACACGAGAACGATTACTCGAAGATTGTTCACACGAAGG AGAGAAGGAGAATATCTTGTTCGAAAGCGTAATCGTGACAGAAGAATTTTGCAAGGAACTGGCTGCGATAGCATACGTAAAATATCATCATTCTATGTGA
- the LOC117157389 gene encoding FHF complex subunit HOOK interacting protein 2A isoform X3, with the protein MISGIQIALKNAIDVSIVNSIAPPATPLQDFTYHWKQLMNFYVNHLTDCKVPIQSTGIPRHLDRLLEILLEEEKDENEPGPCLEYLLQHKLLDLLATLASAETPPGMRTICLSFLRKLLGRSKYPLLHHTSIYGPVQRLIALCNGNPPSPMEAEEVQFLLTLCFLVCKYPHVTNIINDAPTVQRHNASTRRNSERMEVEKVTYVPNRRKNNFNPLFEPLDTQAVTLINPDLFSSENGRRRSVETNRPPSKNGTRGSSSQSNDSISSREVENASQSSSPVIEKPICDENSGVTVQSSDSQDCDISQKGENVVLMNEIDTHLQNLQDLRLDVEYGAAFEESNCAEGDQNLLRPETPQKSKCLLLDALLSYINSADNTVRIRACEGIMVLASLEDPSFAQMVANSDLVTLIPNRLENLFNAIPAHVDPAEIDGVDVTWGLDSPMWTKDKKFSGCRQVAAFFMWFDYCNQLIREAHPDVANALAKNIKVNFLEKIVTPALAEHHVVLITALITKCLKELTSSALCTEISYWLVGHDRGPEIPNVWTSPVLHRLIDNCFTDSDDLTLETLKLFEEMIEKRNEHILHCLVLVYLSTRGYYDNTAADSAIASWSDEEDEREREKKKGSLDLSYEQSHSRTLAPSNIHRIVNCFLSLIPRYLQTDTDVNNYERYMADLERQYSTVLTDCSLMAWPLEAVTVDDSASSDSRPEADHCSIRFYMGPFMTMLFEKVASIPRQKYEVNLQLTVVISRLALLPHPYLHEFLLNPLLPVAPGTKNLFTCLQKVVKQLVNEVPKTPDHKQMLTETRERLLEDCSHEGEKENILFESVIVTEEFCKELAAIAYVKYHHSM; encoded by the exons ATGATTAGTGGCATTCAAATCGCGCTGAAGAATGCCATTGATGTG AGCATTGTAAACAGT ATAGCACCGCCTGCCACGCCGCTGCAAGATTTCACCTACCATTGGAAACAGCTTATGAACTTTTATGTGAACCACCTGACAGATTGCAAGGTGCCCATACAGTCCACGGGCATACCAcgacatttagacagattactGGAAATATTGCTGGAAGAGGAGAAGGACGAAAACGAACCAGGACCATGTCTCGAATACCTGTTGCAACACAAGCTACTGGACCTGCTGGCTACGCTCGCCAGCGCGGAAACTCCACCCGGTATGAGAACCATTTGCCTGTCTTTTTTAAGAAAATTGCTGGGTAGATCTAAGTACCCACTGCTGCATCACACGTCGATTTATGGACCAGTGCAACGATTGATCGCTCTGTGCAATGGGAACCCACCATCGCCTATGGAAGCTGAGGAGGTCCAGTTCCTTCTCACGCTTTGCTTTCTAGTTTGCAAGTATCCTCACGTGACCAACATAATAAACGATGCACCGACTGTTCAGAGGCATAACGCCTCTACCAGAAGAAATTCCGAAAGGATGGAAGTGGAAAAAGTTACCTACGTCCCaaacagaagaaaaaataaCTTTAATCCCTTATTCGAACCACTGGACACTCAGGCGGTTACGTTGATAAATCCCGATTTGTTTAGCTCGGAAAATGGTAGGAGACGGTCTGTGGAGACTAACAGACCGCCCAGTAAGAATGGAACGAGGGGATCATCTAGTCAATCGAACGATTCGATATCTTCCAGGGAAGTGGAGAATGCCTCGCAATCTTCTAGTCCGGTAATCGAGAAACCGATTTGCGATGAGAATTCGGGTGTCACGGTACAATCTTCTGACTCTCAGGACTGCGACATCTCTCAAAAAGGCGAAAACGTCGTTCTAATGAACGAGATAGATACACATTTGCAGAATCTCCAGGATTTACGATTGGACGTTGAGTACGGAGCTGCTTTCGAGGAGTCTAATTGCGCAGAAGGGGATCAGAATCTTCTGAGACCGGAAACGCCACAGAAATCAAAATGCCTTCTATTAGATGCCTTGTTGAGTTACATAAATAGCGCG GATAATACCGTGAGGATAAGAGCCTGCGAAGGAATAATGGTCCTTGCATCCTTGGAGGATCCATCGTTCGCACAAATGGTAGCAAACAGTGACTTAGTAACCCTGATACCAAATAGATTAGAGAACCTGTTCAACGCCATCCCAGCGCATGTCGATCCAGCAGAAATCGACGGCGTGGATGTTACTTGGGGTTTAGATTCGCCAATGTGGACGAAGGATAAAAAATTTTCTGGCTGCAGACAGGTCGCTGCGTTTTTTATGTGGTTTGATTACTGCAATCAATTGATAAGGGAAGCGCATCCAGACGTGGCAAACGCGTTGGCGAAGAACATTAAAGTGAATTTCTTAGAGAAAATTGTGACACCAGCCCTAGCTGAACATCATGTTGTTCTTATCACGGCATTGATTACGAAATGTTTGAAGGAATTAACATCTAGCGCCTTATGTACAG aaATAAGTTACTGGCTCGTGGGTCACGACAGAGGCCCAGAGATACCAAACGTATGGACGTCACCTGTACTACACAGGCTGATAGACAACTGCTTCACGGACAGTGACGATTTAACGCTGGAAACATTAAAGCTGTTCGAGGAGATGATAGAGAAACGAAATGAACATATACTGCACTGTCTCGTATTAGTATATTTGTCAACACGAGGCTATTACGACAACACCGCGGCGGATAGTGCAATTGCATCCTGGAGCGACGAGGaagatgaaagagaaagagaaaagaagaagggtTCGCTAGACCTCTCCTACGAGCAAAGTCATAGTCGAACATTAGCACCTAGTAATATTCATAGAATTGTAAATTG TTTCCTGTCCCTGATTCCTCGTTATCTACAAACAGACACGGACGTGAACAATTACGAACGGTATATGGCTGACTTGGAAAGGCAGTATTCTACTGTGCTGACAGACTGCTCGCTAATGGCCTGGCCGCTAGAGGCAGTAACCGTGGATGATTCTGCGAGTTCCGATTCCAGGCCGGAAGCAGACCATTGTTCCATAAGATTTTACATGGGGCCGTTTATGACGATGCTTTTTGAGAAAGTGGCGAGTATTCCAAGGCAAAAGTACGAGGTCAACCTGCAACTGACGGTGGTGATCTCGAGGCTTGCGCTTTTACCTCATCCGTACCTGCATGAATTTTTACTGAATCCGTTGCTACCAGTAGCACCCGGCACGAAGAACTTGTTCACCTGCTTGCAAAAAGTTGTCAAACAGCTGGTGAACGAGGTACCAAAGACGCCGGATCACAAGCAAATGCTGACAGAGACACGAGAACGATTACTCGAAGATTGTTCACACGAAGG AGAGAAGGAGAATATCTTGTTCGAAAGCGTAATCGTGACAGAAGAATTTTGCAAGGAACTGGCTGCGATAGCATACGTAAAATATCATCATTCTATGTGA
- the LOC117157389 gene encoding FHF complex subunit HOOK interacting protein 2A isoform X5 yields the protein MLRRLLKLKVIAPPATPLQDFTYHWKQLMNFYVNHLTDCKVPIQSTGIPRHLDRLLEILLEEEKDENEPGPCLEYLLQHKLLDLLATLASAETPPGMRTICLSFLRKLLGRSKYPLLHHTSIYGPVQRLIALCNGNPPSPMEAEEVQFLLTLCFLVCKYPHVTNIINDAPTVQRHNASTRRNSERMEVEKVTYVPNRRKNNFNPLFEPLDTQAVTLINPDLFSSENGRRRSVETNRPPSKNGTRGSSSQSNDSISSREVENASQSSSPVIEKPICDENSGVTVQSSDSQDCDISQKGENVVLMNEIDTHLQNLQDLRLDVEYGAAFEESNCAEGDQNLLRPETPQKSKCLLLDALLSYINSADNTVRIRACEGIMVLASLEDPSFAQMVANSDLVTLIPNRLENLFNAIPAHVDPAEIDGVDVTWGLDSPMWTKDKKFSGCRQVAAFFMWFDYCNQLIREAHPDVANALAKNIKVNFLEKIVTPALAEHHVVLITALITKCLKELTSSALCTEISYWLVGHDRGPEIPNVWTSPVLHRLIDNCFTDSDDLTLETLKLFEEMIEKRNEHILHCLVLVYLSTRGYYDNTAADSAIASWSDEEDEREREKKKGSLDLSYEQSHSRTLAPSNIHRIVNCFLSLIPRYLQTDTDVNNYERYMADLERQYSTVLTDCSLMAWPLEAVTVDDSASSDSRPEADHCSIRFYMGPFMTMLFEKVASIPRQKYEVNLQLTVVISRLALLPHPYLHEFLLNPLLPVAPGTKNLFTCLQKVVKQLVNEVPKTPDHKQMLTETRERLLEDCSHEGEKENILFESVIVTEEFCKELAAIAYVKYHHSM from the exons ATGTTGCGGCGACTGTTGAAACTAAAGGTG ATAGCACCGCCTGCCACGCCGCTGCAAGATTTCACCTACCATTGGAAACAGCTTATGAACTTTTATGTGAACCACCTGACAGATTGCAAGGTGCCCATACAGTCCACGGGCATACCAcgacatttagacagattactGGAAATATTGCTGGAAGAGGAGAAGGACGAAAACGAACCAGGACCATGTCTCGAATACCTGTTGCAACACAAGCTACTGGACCTGCTGGCTACGCTCGCCAGCGCGGAAACTCCACCCGGTATGAGAACCATTTGCCTGTCTTTTTTAAGAAAATTGCTGGGTAGATCTAAGTACCCACTGCTGCATCACACGTCGATTTATGGACCAGTGCAACGATTGATCGCTCTGTGCAATGGGAACCCACCATCGCCTATGGAAGCTGAGGAGGTCCAGTTCCTTCTCACGCTTTGCTTTCTAGTTTGCAAGTATCCTCACGTGACCAACATAATAAACGATGCACCGACTGTTCAGAGGCATAACGCCTCTACCAGAAGAAATTCCGAAAGGATGGAAGTGGAAAAAGTTACCTACGTCCCaaacagaagaaaaaataaCTTTAATCCCTTATTCGAACCACTGGACACTCAGGCGGTTACGTTGATAAATCCCGATTTGTTTAGCTCGGAAAATGGTAGGAGACGGTCTGTGGAGACTAACAGACCGCCCAGTAAGAATGGAACGAGGGGATCATCTAGTCAATCGAACGATTCGATATCTTCCAGGGAAGTGGAGAATGCCTCGCAATCTTCTAGTCCGGTAATCGAGAAACCGATTTGCGATGAGAATTCGGGTGTCACGGTACAATCTTCTGACTCTCAGGACTGCGACATCTCTCAAAAAGGCGAAAACGTCGTTCTAATGAACGAGATAGATACACATTTGCAGAATCTCCAGGATTTACGATTGGACGTTGAGTACGGAGCTGCTTTCGAGGAGTCTAATTGCGCAGAAGGGGATCAGAATCTTCTGAGACCGGAAACGCCACAGAAATCAAAATGCCTTCTATTAGATGCCTTGTTGAGTTACATAAATAGCGCG GATAATACCGTGAGGATAAGAGCCTGCGAAGGAATAATGGTCCTTGCATCCTTGGAGGATCCATCGTTCGCACAAATGGTAGCAAACAGTGACTTAGTAACCCTGATACCAAATAGATTAGAGAACCTGTTCAACGCCATCCCAGCGCATGTCGATCCAGCAGAAATCGACGGCGTGGATGTTACTTGGGGTTTAGATTCGCCAATGTGGACGAAGGATAAAAAATTTTCTGGCTGCAGACAGGTCGCTGCGTTTTTTATGTGGTTTGATTACTGCAATCAATTGATAAGGGAAGCGCATCCAGACGTGGCAAACGCGTTGGCGAAGAACATTAAAGTGAATTTCTTAGAGAAAATTGTGACACCAGCCCTAGCTGAACATCATGTTGTTCTTATCACGGCATTGATTACGAAATGTTTGAAGGAATTAACATCTAGCGCCTTATGTACAG aaATAAGTTACTGGCTCGTGGGTCACGACAGAGGCCCAGAGATACCAAACGTATGGACGTCACCTGTACTACACAGGCTGATAGACAACTGCTTCACGGACAGTGACGATTTAACGCTGGAAACATTAAAGCTGTTCGAGGAGATGATAGAGAAACGAAATGAACATATACTGCACTGTCTCGTATTAGTATATTTGTCAACACGAGGCTATTACGACAACACCGCGGCGGATAGTGCAATTGCATCCTGGAGCGACGAGGaagatgaaagagaaagagaaaagaagaagggtTCGCTAGACCTCTCCTACGAGCAAAGTCATAGTCGAACATTAGCACCTAGTAATATTCATAGAATTGTAAATTG TTTCCTGTCCCTGATTCCTCGTTATCTACAAACAGACACGGACGTGAACAATTACGAACGGTATATGGCTGACTTGGAAAGGCAGTATTCTACTGTGCTGACAGACTGCTCGCTAATGGCCTGGCCGCTAGAGGCAGTAACCGTGGATGATTCTGCGAGTTCCGATTCCAGGCCGGAAGCAGACCATTGTTCCATAAGATTTTACATGGGGCCGTTTATGACGATGCTTTTTGAGAAAGTGGCGAGTATTCCAAGGCAAAAGTACGAGGTCAACCTGCAACTGACGGTGGTGATCTCGAGGCTTGCGCTTTTACCTCATCCGTACCTGCATGAATTTTTACTGAATCCGTTGCTACCAGTAGCACCCGGCACGAAGAACTTGTTCACCTGCTTGCAAAAAGTTGTCAAACAGCTGGTGAACGAGGTACCAAAGACGCCGGATCACAAGCAAATGCTGACAGAGACACGAGAACGATTACTCGAAGATTGTTCACACGAAGG AGAGAAGGAGAATATCTTGTTCGAAAGCGTAATCGTGACAGAAGAATTTTGCAAGGAACTGGCTGCGATAGCATACGTAAAATATCATCATTCTATGTGA
- the LOC117157389 gene encoding FHF complex subunit HOOK interacting protein 2A isoform X4 produces the protein MISGIQIALKNAIDVIAPPATPLQDFTYHWKQLMNFYVNHLTDCKVPIQSTGIPRHLDRLLEILLEEEKDENEPGPCLEYLLQHKLLDLLATLASAETPPGMRTICLSFLRKLLGRSKYPLLHHTSIYGPVQRLIALCNGNPPSPMEAEEVQFLLTLCFLVCKYPHVTNIINDAPTVQRHNASTRRNSERMEVEKVTYVPNRRKNNFNPLFEPLDTQAVTLINPDLFSSENGRRRSVETNRPPSKNGTRGSSSQSNDSISSREVENASQSSSPVIEKPICDENSGVTVQSSDSQDCDISQKGENVVLMNEIDTHLQNLQDLRLDVEYGAAFEESNCAEGDQNLLRPETPQKSKCLLLDALLSYINSADNTVRIRACEGIMVLASLEDPSFAQMVANSDLVTLIPNRLENLFNAIPAHVDPAEIDGVDVTWGLDSPMWTKDKKFSGCRQVAAFFMWFDYCNQLIREAHPDVANALAKNIKVNFLEKIVTPALAEHHVVLITALITKCLKELTSSALCTEISYWLVGHDRGPEIPNVWTSPVLHRLIDNCFTDSDDLTLETLKLFEEMIEKRNEHILHCLVLVYLSTRGYYDNTAADSAIASWSDEEDEREREKKKGSLDLSYEQSHSRTLAPSNIHRIVNCFLSLIPRYLQTDTDVNNYERYMADLERQYSTVLTDCSLMAWPLEAVTVDDSASSDSRPEADHCSIRFYMGPFMTMLFEKVASIPRQKYEVNLQLTVVISRLALLPHPYLHEFLLNPLLPVAPGTKNLFTCLQKVVKQLVNEVPKTPDHKQMLTETRERLLEDCSHEGEKENILFESVIVTEEFCKELAAIAYVKYHHSM, from the exons ATGATTAGTGGCATTCAAATCGCGCTGAAGAATGCCATTGATGTG ATAGCACCGCCTGCCACGCCGCTGCAAGATTTCACCTACCATTGGAAACAGCTTATGAACTTTTATGTGAACCACCTGACAGATTGCAAGGTGCCCATACAGTCCACGGGCATACCAcgacatttagacagattactGGAAATATTGCTGGAAGAGGAGAAGGACGAAAACGAACCAGGACCATGTCTCGAATACCTGTTGCAACACAAGCTACTGGACCTGCTGGCTACGCTCGCCAGCGCGGAAACTCCACCCGGTATGAGAACCATTTGCCTGTCTTTTTTAAGAAAATTGCTGGGTAGATCTAAGTACCCACTGCTGCATCACACGTCGATTTATGGACCAGTGCAACGATTGATCGCTCTGTGCAATGGGAACCCACCATCGCCTATGGAAGCTGAGGAGGTCCAGTTCCTTCTCACGCTTTGCTTTCTAGTTTGCAAGTATCCTCACGTGACCAACATAATAAACGATGCACCGACTGTTCAGAGGCATAACGCCTCTACCAGAAGAAATTCCGAAAGGATGGAAGTGGAAAAAGTTACCTACGTCCCaaacagaagaaaaaataaCTTTAATCCCTTATTCGAACCACTGGACACTCAGGCGGTTACGTTGATAAATCCCGATTTGTTTAGCTCGGAAAATGGTAGGAGACGGTCTGTGGAGACTAACAGACCGCCCAGTAAGAATGGAACGAGGGGATCATCTAGTCAATCGAACGATTCGATATCTTCCAGGGAAGTGGAGAATGCCTCGCAATCTTCTAGTCCGGTAATCGAGAAACCGATTTGCGATGAGAATTCGGGTGTCACGGTACAATCTTCTGACTCTCAGGACTGCGACATCTCTCAAAAAGGCGAAAACGTCGTTCTAATGAACGAGATAGATACACATTTGCAGAATCTCCAGGATTTACGATTGGACGTTGAGTACGGAGCTGCTTTCGAGGAGTCTAATTGCGCAGAAGGGGATCAGAATCTTCTGAGACCGGAAACGCCACAGAAATCAAAATGCCTTCTATTAGATGCCTTGTTGAGTTACATAAATAGCGCG GATAATACCGTGAGGATAAGAGCCTGCGAAGGAATAATGGTCCTTGCATCCTTGGAGGATCCATCGTTCGCACAAATGGTAGCAAACAGTGACTTAGTAACCCTGATACCAAATAGATTAGAGAACCTGTTCAACGCCATCCCAGCGCATGTCGATCCAGCAGAAATCGACGGCGTGGATGTTACTTGGGGTTTAGATTCGCCAATGTGGACGAAGGATAAAAAATTTTCTGGCTGCAGACAGGTCGCTGCGTTTTTTATGTGGTTTGATTACTGCAATCAATTGATAAGGGAAGCGCATCCAGACGTGGCAAACGCGTTGGCGAAGAACATTAAAGTGAATTTCTTAGAGAAAATTGTGACACCAGCCCTAGCTGAACATCATGTTGTTCTTATCACGGCATTGATTACGAAATGTTTGAAGGAATTAACATCTAGCGCCTTATGTACAG aaATAAGTTACTGGCTCGTGGGTCACGACAGAGGCCCAGAGATACCAAACGTATGGACGTCACCTGTACTACACAGGCTGATAGACAACTGCTTCACGGACAGTGACGATTTAACGCTGGAAACATTAAAGCTGTTCGAGGAGATGATAGAGAAACGAAATGAACATATACTGCACTGTCTCGTATTAGTATATTTGTCAACACGAGGCTATTACGACAACACCGCGGCGGATAGTGCAATTGCATCCTGGAGCGACGAGGaagatgaaagagaaagagaaaagaagaagggtTCGCTAGACCTCTCCTACGAGCAAAGTCATAGTCGAACATTAGCACCTAGTAATATTCATAGAATTGTAAATTG TTTCCTGTCCCTGATTCCTCGTTATCTACAAACAGACACGGACGTGAACAATTACGAACGGTATATGGCTGACTTGGAAAGGCAGTATTCTACTGTGCTGACAGACTGCTCGCTAATGGCCTGGCCGCTAGAGGCAGTAACCGTGGATGATTCTGCGAGTTCCGATTCCAGGCCGGAAGCAGACCATTGTTCCATAAGATTTTACATGGGGCCGTTTATGACGATGCTTTTTGAGAAAGTGGCGAGTATTCCAAGGCAAAAGTACGAGGTCAACCTGCAACTGACGGTGGTGATCTCGAGGCTTGCGCTTTTACCTCATCCGTACCTGCATGAATTTTTACTGAATCCGTTGCTACCAGTAGCACCCGGCACGAAGAACTTGTTCACCTGCTTGCAAAAAGTTGTCAAACAGCTGGTGAACGAGGTACCAAAGACGCCGGATCACAAGCAAATGCTGACAGAGACACGAGAACGATTACTCGAAGATTGTTCACACGAAGG AGAGAAGGAGAATATCTTGTTCGAAAGCGTAATCGTGACAGAAGAATTTTGCAAGGAACTGGCTGCGATAGCATACGTAAAATATCATCATTCTATGTGA